Proteins co-encoded in one Leucobacter exalbidus genomic window:
- a CDS encoding serine/threonine-protein kinase encodes MHSSKAQTPPHISGFNYVRPLGSGGFARVYQYEQDMPRRVVAVKVLKDDVADENGRAAFEAEADAMARLSSHPSIVSIYTASVSSDGHPFIAMEYCPESFRTGSKGAVVPLADVLDAGVRLAGALETAHQSGVLHRDIKPSNVLRATTDRPLLADFGIVSLRGQMRGEYTDRAMSLPWAAPEVVTGSTSGTVASEVWALGATLYTFAAGQPPFGRATKKGTDRELIGRIERAKYVPVPGAQGYEAFDSVMARALAKDPAQRFTSMHELGITMQQLQRHYGLDVTPLDVVKSTWVTPAVTMQGVRGPQVSTVQQGGRAAKRAALANDASRRTRTRVGTTSSGNSALKPALIGAGAAAVVLAAGAGIMAMMGAL; translated from the coding sequence GTGCATAGCTCCAAAGCACAGACCCCGCCCCATATTTCTGGGTTCAACTATGTTCGCCCACTGGGTTCGGGCGGGTTCGCCCGCGTGTACCAGTACGAACAAGATATGCCCCGGCGAGTGGTCGCCGTAAAGGTCTTGAAAGACGACGTCGCAGACGAGAACGGCCGCGCCGCGTTTGAGGCCGAGGCCGATGCTATGGCCAGGCTGTCGAGCCACCCCTCGATCGTCTCGATTTACACCGCGAGTGTGTCGAGTGACGGGCACCCGTTCATCGCCATGGAGTACTGCCCCGAATCCTTTCGCACGGGCAGCAAGGGGGCCGTGGTGCCGCTCGCTGACGTGCTCGACGCCGGTGTGAGGCTCGCGGGCGCCCTCGAGACCGCCCACCAATCGGGCGTGCTGCACCGCGATATCAAGCCCTCGAACGTGCTGCGGGCAACGACCGACCGACCGCTGCTCGCCGATTTTGGCATTGTGTCACTGCGCGGCCAGATGCGGGGCGAATACACCGACCGCGCGATGTCGCTGCCCTGGGCGGCTCCCGAGGTCGTGACCGGATCAACGAGCGGCACCGTCGCAAGCGAGGTGTGGGCGCTGGGCGCCACGCTCTACACTTTTGCCGCAGGCCAGCCCCCATTCGGTCGGGCCACCAAAAAGGGCACCGATCGTGAACTGATCGGGCGAATCGAACGCGCCAAGTATGTGCCCGTGCCCGGTGCACAGGGCTATGAGGCGTTCGATAGCGTGATGGCGCGGGCGCTGGCGAAAGATCCGGCACAGCGATTCACCTCGATGCACGAGCTCGGCATCACAATGCAGCAGCTGCAACGCCACTACGGCCTCGACGTCACGCCCCTCGACGTCGTGAAGTCGACGTGGGTGACCCCCGCGGTGACAATGCAGGGAGTGCGTGGGCCACAAGTTTCAACGGTCCAGCAGGGCGGGCGTGCGGCGAAGCGCGCAGCCCTCGCAAATGATGCTTCGCGGCGTACCCGCACGCGCGTTGGAACTACATCATCAGGCAACAGCGCGCTGAAACCAGCGTTGATCGGTGCGGGTGCAGCCGCCGTCGTGCTTGCCGCAGGCGCAGGCATTATGGCCATGATGGGAGCCCTGTAG